Within the Pseudomonas sp. SL4(2022) genome, the region AGACCGAGCATATTTTCTGGTCAGCGGATGACCAGGTGCGCATTGCCGTGGCCCACAACGTCAGCGAGCGCAAACGCAGTGACGCCCTGCAGGCAGCGTTGTACGACATATACGAAGCCACACATTCGGCCAGAGAGCTGTCCAGGCTGTTCCAGCAGGGACACCTGATCCTCGGTGAGCTGCTGCGCTATCACCTGCACACGACCAGGCAGAGCGGCGGCAAACGCTTCTGCAGGCCATTGAACAGAACTAGACCGGCATGAAAAAGCCCGCCAGAAGCGGGCTTGGTTATTCAGCCACGCTTATTTCTCAACGAAAGCGCGCTCGATCAGGTAGTCACCCGGCTCACGCATGCGCGGGGAGATTTTCAGGCCGAACTCGTTGAGCACCTCACTGGTTTCATCGAGCATGCTCGGGCTGCCGCAGATCATCGCGCGGTCATCTTGCGGGTTGATCGGCGGCAGGCCGATATCCTGGAACAGCTTGCCACTGCGCATCAGATCGGTCAGACGGCCCTGGTTCTCAAACGGCTCGCGAGTAACGGTCGGGTAGTAGATCAGCTTGTTCTTCAACGCATCGCCAAAGAATTCATTTTTTGGCAGATGCTCGGTGATGAATTCACGGTAAGCCACTTCGTTCACGTAACGCACGCCGTGTACCAGGATCACCTTTTCAAAACGCTCATAGGTTTCCGGGTCCTGGATCACGCTCATGAACGGCGCCAGACCAGTGCCCGTACTGAGCAGATACAGATGCTTGCCCGGATTAAGGTCATCCAGCACCAGGGTGCCGGTGGGCTTCTTGCTGATGATGATCTCGTCGCCCTCCTTGAGATGCTGCAGCTGCGACGTCAGCGGGCCATCTGGCACCTTAATGCTGAAGAACTCCAGGTGCTCTTCCCAGTTCGGGCTGGCAATCGAATACGCACGCATCAGTGGACGACCGTTGTCCTGCTGCAGGCCGATCATCACGAACTGGCCATTCTCAAAGCGCAAACCAGGGTCGCGGGTGCACTTGAAACTGAACAGGGTATCGTTCCAGTGATGGACGCTGAGGATGCGCTCGGAATTGAGGTTGCTCATGTGCTCGGGGGCTCCGACGAATGTAAAGTCCTGTGCGCGGGCGCGCGCAATCGAACGGTATTGTAAAGAACTGAATAATATCTGTTAACTTGAATATCAAGATATGGGTTATCGGTTATATAGATATGCGATTTACACTTAGACAACTGCAGGTGTTTGTTGCCGTGGCCCAGCAGGAAAGTGTCTCCCGCGCAGCTGATTCCCTGGCCTTGTCGCAATCGGCGACCAGCACCTCACTGAGCGAACTTGAGCGGCAATCCGATTGCCAACTGTTCGACCGTGCCGGCAAGCGCCTGAGCCTCAACGCCCTCGGCCTGCAACTGCTGCCGCAGGCCGTAGCACTGCTCGACCAAGCCAAAGAAATCGAACGCCTGCTCGGTGGTAAGAGCGGCTACGGCTCGCTGAATGTCGGCGCCACGCTGACGGTGGGCAACTACCTGGCGACCCTGCTGATTGGCAGTTTCATGCAGCGCCACCCGGAGTGCCGGGTGAAACTGCAGGTGCACAACACCGCCCATGTGGTGCAGCAAGTCGCCCACTATGAACTGGACATGGGCATGATTGAGGGCGACTGCCAGCACCCGGATATCGAGGTACAACCCTGGGTCGAGGATGAGCTGGTGGTGTTCTGCGCGCCACAGCATGCGCTGGCACAACGCGGCGAGGCAAGCCTGGAAGAGTTGACCCGAGAGGCCTGGATTCTACGTGAGCAAGGCTCCGGAACCCGCCTGACCTTCGATCAGGCCATGCGCCATCACCCCAGCAGCCTCAATGTGCGCCTGGAGCTGGAGCACACCGAGGCGATCAAACGCGCAGTGGAGTCCGGATTGGGCATTGGCTGCATTTCCCGCCTGGCGCTACGCGATGCATTTCGCCGGGGCAGCCTGGTGGCGGTGGAAACGCCGCAGCTGGACCTGCGCCGGCAGTTCTACTTCATCTGGCACAAACAGAAATACCAGACCGCCGCCATGCGCGAGTTCATCGAACTGTGTCGCGCCCTCACCGCGGGCGTAACACGCAGCGACCAGATCGTCCTGCCGGCAATTGCCTGATTCGCAGCGTTAACCCAGCAAAATCACCGCCCATACCAAGGCAATCAGTGTCAAGGCGGTGAACTGCGCGGCACTGCCCATATCCTTGGCGTTCTTCGACAGTGGATGCAACTCAAGAGAGATACGGTCAATCGCCGCCTCAACCGCCGAGTTGAGCAACTCGACGATCAGCGCCAGCAAACACACCGCCACCATCAACGCGCGCTCGCCGCGGCTAACGTCCAGAAAGAATGCCAATGGAATCAGCACCACGTTGATCAACAGTAGCTGGCGAAAGGCTGCCTCACCGACGAAAGCGGCGCGCAGGCCGGCCAGCGAATAGCCCGTAGCATTGAGAATACGCTTCAGGCCGGTCTGACCCTTGAATGGAGACATTGAAAATCATCACAGCGAAAGGGGAACACAGCGCAGCAAGTCTGCCGAGCAAAAATTACCAGCGGCTTAAACATCCGCCGGCGCAGGAATCGACTCCAACTGCTGCAGCAACAAGGCCGCCTGCGTGCGAGTGCGCACGCCAAGTTTACGGAAGATTGCCGTCACATGGGCTTTTACTGTGGCCTCGGAAACACTCAGCTCGTAGGCGATCTGTTTATTCAGCAAGCCATCACAGACCATCGTCAGCACCCGGAACTGCTGTGGCGTCAGACTGGCCAGTCCGGCACTGGCGGCCTTGGCTTCAGCAGACAGGGCAATCGCCTCCTGACTCTGCTGCGGCCACCAGACATCACCGTCCAGTACCTGACGCACGGCTTGCTGAATGGTTTCCAACGCACTGGATTTGGGGATAAACCCACTGGCACCAAACTCACGCGAGCGGGCAACGATGGACGCCTCTTCCTGAGCCGAGATCATTACTACAGGCACGTGCGGGTATTGCCCACGCAACAGCACCAATCCGGAAAATCCGTAGGCACCCGGCATATTGAGGTCGAGCAGGACCAGATCCCAATCGGTTTTCTCGGCCAGGCGGGCTTCCAGCTCGGCGATGCTGGCCGCCTCAACCAGCCGTACATCCGGCCCCAGACCAAGCGTCAGCGCCTGTTGCAAGGCACTGCGAAACAAGGGGTGATCATCAGCAATGAGGATTTCAAATGCGGCCATGGTGAATCCTGTTTTTGTTATATGGATGCCCGCAAAGGGCAGTGTCCAGGGCACGGTAATGCACCGCATGCGGTAGCCGTAATGGCATGCCAACACCCCTGACCACGCCGAAAAGCGCCTCAGCATGCCGAGCGCTGACGGGGTGGTCAAGCACGATGCTTTGCGGCACAGTTCGCACCTTTGCCGACGAGAGCTAGAAATGCGAAGCCACGCCCTGCGCGCCGATCTGTTGATGCTATTGACCGCCATGATCTGGGGCTCGGCGTTTGTCGCACAGCGCCTGGGCATGGATGCCATCGGTCCCTTTCTTTATAGCGGATTACGCTTCGGCCTGGCGGCGCTGATTCTACTGCCGGTGCTGCATTTACTGCAGGGCCGCAGCAGCAGCGCGCCGGTGGCACCATTGAACCGACAACTAGTGCGCGGTGGCGTGCTGATGGGCCTGGCTCTGGCCCTGGGGATCAACCTGCAACAGGTCGGTCTGCTGTTTACCAGCGTGACCAATTCCGGCTTTATCACGGGGCTGTACGTGATCATCGTGCCGCTGCTGGGCCTGTTTATCGGCCACAAGACCGGCCTGGGCATCTGGTTAGGCGCTTGCCTGGCCGTGGTGGGCATGTTCCTGCTGAGTGTCGGTGAAGGCTTCACCGTGGCGTCTGGCGACTGGCTGCAGCTGGCTGGGGCTTTTGTCTGGGGCGTGCATGTGCTGCTAGTGGGATTCTTTGCCAGTCGCCATGACCCACTGCGCCTGGCTCTGGTGCAGTTCATCACCTGCGCAGTCATCAGTCTGGTGCTGGCAGTGATCTTCGAAGAGATTCAGCTGCACTCGATTATTGCCGCTGGCCCGGCAATTCTCTACGGCGGAATCTTTGGTGTGGCTGTCGGCTTTACCCTGCAGGTGGTGGCGCAGAAGGATGCCATCGCCTCTCACGCGGCCATCATTCTCTCGCTGGAAGCGGTATTCGCCGCCATCGCAGGGGCTTGGCTGCTGGGGGAATCACTGGAGCTACGCGGCTACTTCGGCTGCGCGCTGATGTTCGTCGGCATGCTGCTGGCGCAGCTATGGCCCAAAAAGGTCACCTAGCAAGCTGTTAAACACGCAGCCGAGGCAGGCAAAAAACCTACAAATGAGCATGTTGCGCCTGCTTCTAACGACGCGCCTGCAAGCTAGGCCGTTGTTCAACAGCCTGCTTGCGCCTAGAGAAACTCGCGCAGCCGCTGATGCAATGGATCATCCAGGGCCACGGCGCGCGGTGCCTTGGCGGCCAGGTAGTGCTGACTGAAAACGTCCAGATAGGCATTCAGCCCATCAGCGGCCCGTTGATCACCAGCCAGCTCCAGGCACAGCGCGGCGACTTCTGCGGTGCAGAAATGATCATCGCGCTTGGAACGGCGCAGCTTATAGCGCGACAGCTGTTCGGCCTGCAGGCTGAGCACCGGCAGACTGTCGAGGTACGGGCTTTTGCGAAACATCTTGCGCGCCTCGCTCCAGGTCGCATCCAGCAG harbors:
- the fpr gene encoding ferredoxin-NADP reductase is translated as MSNLNSERILSVHHWNDTLFSFKCTRDPGLRFENGQFVMIGLQQDNGRPLMRAYSIASPNWEEHLEFFSIKVPDGPLTSQLQHLKEGDEIIISKKPTGTLVLDDLNPGKHLYLLSTGTGLAPFMSVIQDPETYERFEKVILVHGVRYVNEVAYREFITEHLPKNEFFGDALKNKLIYYPTVTREPFENQGRLTDLMRSGKLFQDIGLPPINPQDDRAMICGSPSMLDETSEVLNEFGLKISPRMREPGDYLIERAFVEK
- a CDS encoding LysR family transcriptional regulator, with amino-acid sequence MRFTLRQLQVFVAVAQQESVSRAADSLALSQSATSTSLSELERQSDCQLFDRAGKRLSLNALGLQLLPQAVALLDQAKEIERLLGGKSGYGSLNVGATLTVGNYLATLLIGSFMQRHPECRVKLQVHNTAHVVQQVAHYELDMGMIEGDCQHPDIEVQPWVEDELVVFCAPQHALAQRGEASLEELTREAWILREQGSGTRLTFDQAMRHHPSSLNVRLELEHTEAIKRAVESGLGIGCISRLALRDAFRRGSLVAVETPQLDLRRQFYFIWHKQKYQTAAMREFIELCRALTAGVTRSDQIVLPAIA
- a CDS encoding diacylglycerol kinase encodes the protein MSPFKGQTGLKRILNATGYSLAGLRAAFVGEAAFRQLLLINVVLIPLAFFLDVSRGERALMVAVCLLALIVELLNSAVEAAIDRISLELHPLSKNAKDMGSAAQFTALTLIALVWAVILLG
- the erdR gene encoding response regulator transcription factor ErdR, with amino-acid sequence MAAFEILIADDHPLFRSALQQALTLGLGPDVRLVEAASIAELEARLAEKTDWDLVLLDLNMPGAYGFSGLVLLRGQYPHVPVVMISAQEEASIVARSREFGASGFIPKSSALETIQQAVRQVLDGDVWWPQQSQEAIALSAEAKAASAGLASLTPQQFRVLTMVCDGLLNKQIAYELSVSEATVKAHVTAIFRKLGVRTRTQAALLLQQLESIPAPADV
- a CDS encoding DMT family transporter, with protein sequence MRSHALRADLLMLLTAMIWGSAFVAQRLGMDAIGPFLYSGLRFGLAALILLPVLHLLQGRSSSAPVAPLNRQLVRGGVLMGLALALGINLQQVGLLFTSVTNSGFITGLYVIIVPLLGLFIGHKTGLGIWLGACLAVVGMFLLSVGEGFTVASGDWLQLAGAFVWGVHVLLVGFFASRHDPLRLALVQFITCAVISLVLAVIFEEIQLHSIIAAGPAILYGGIFGVAVGFTLQVVAQKDAIASHAAIILSLEAVFAAIAGAWLLGESLELRGYFGCALMFVGMLLAQLWPKKVT